Part of the Sphaerochaeta associata genome is shown below.
ACTGCTTTTTGGGCGTAATCTGTGCATCAGAGGAAAGATATGCAGAACCATGCTTTGCAAATGTGTGCATGAACCTGCGATAGTCATGCTGCCCCTCTTGTGTCCAAAAGGACTCGGCACCGGCAATCAGGCGTGGGAATAGATGGAAGTCCCTCTCTTCCCTGGTTGCAATGTACTCGGTCCAGAGCATGAACTCCGACCCGTACAGAGAGGAGTACTTCTGAGTCTGCAGCTGCTTGCCGTAGCGGTAGACCACCGGTAGGGGAAGCAGCGTATGGTCCATATCCAGATACGTATGGAAATAGTCGCTCATGATCACCGGATGTGTCAAAGCCGATGCATCCAGCAGCGGGTTCCACACCTGGGTGATAATCTTTTTGTCATACCCTTCGTCCACATAGTCATTGTAGAGAATCACCTGCTTTCCCAAGCCTCGTGCATACGAAGTCATCTCATTTAAGAACCATCGCAACAAGGCTTTCTCGTCGGACAAGCGCAGTACTCTCTTTCTCTTCTGGCAATCGGGACAGTCGACCCAGCGGTCCAGGGGAATCTCATCGCCTCCCAGATGGATGTACGGGGCAGGGAAGAGTGAAGCTGTCTCCTCGATGATCTGCTTCACGAAAGAGAGAGCTTCGTCCTTTCCCACGCACAGGATGTCTGAAAATATTCCTTCTCCCGTAGGGATCGTGAACGGACCGCCTGTGCAGCTAAGCTTGGGATAGGAAGCCAGCGCTGCTGTGAAGTGGCCGGGCATGTCGATCTCAGGGATGACCATGATATGGCGGGCCTGGGCATACGCCACCAAGTCCTTGATCTCTTGTTTCGAATACCGACCGGACTCTCCCTCTCCGAGCTTCGGGTAGCTCTCCGAGGCGATTCTCCAGCCCTGGTCGTCACTGAGATGGAGGTGCAGGACATTCATTTTGAACGAGGCGAGGATGTCGATGATTCTCTTTCCTTCCTCGACCGGACAGAACGACCTCGCTACATCCAGCATGAAAGCCCTCCACAGGAGGGCGGGCTTATCCTCGATGCGGCAGCAGGGAACTGCTTCAGGGTAGGCAAGCAAGAGCTGACGCAGTGTTTGCACTGCATAAAACACTCCCTGCAGGGTTATCGCTTCAATCCTGCACTCCTTTGGGTTCACTTCCAAGCGGTAAGCCTGCTCCTCCGTAGCGTCTGCAGCTGCGGTAATAATCAGATCGGGTGATTGTCCACCCTCTTGTGCTTCCATGCCAAGCTGCTCTCTGACGTAGAGCAGGACGCATTCAGCGTCAAAGGAGGGGTCAAGAGCAATTACCAAGCGAGAGGGTTTGGAGAATGTGCCACCGAGCATTGCAACGGCACCTGAAGGATAGGGAATGAGAGGGAGCTTTTCTGTCATATGAATGGTATTATTCCTTTAACGCCCCGGCTGCGAAGCCTTGGGCGATTTTGTCTTTGAATATCAGATAGAAGATGATCATCGGGACCGTCCCGATGACCAATGCAGCAAACTGCAGGCCGTAGTCGCGGGACATTCCTCCCGCAAAGCTGTTGATCCCGACCGGCAGCGAGCGTACGGTAAGGTCGCTGGTCAGCGTCAATACGAGTATGAACTCATTCCAGTTCCCCAAGAACGTATAGATGAACATCGTGGAGATGATGGGGGTGGCAACGGGGATGATGATTTTCAGGAACACCTGGATGAACGTAGCCCCGTCGATGATAGCCGACTCCTGCATGGCATCGGGAATTCCCTTGATGTACGTAGTAGCAAGAAAAACCTGGAACGGAAGCCCGAATGCAATATAGGGCAGGATTACCCCCAACCGTGTATTAGATAGGCCCAGTTTTGTCTCCATGATGAACAGCGGTACGATGACCGAGTGTACGGTAATGAGCAGCCCCAGCGTATAGAGCAGGGAGACGAAGCGGCTGCTCTTGTAGTGAAACTTGGAGAGGGCATAGCCGCTGCTCATGGCAAAGAGCACGGTAAAGAAGGTGGCAACCAAAGAGTAAATGGTGCTGTTGATAAAGTAGATGCCCAAATGCCCCTGTGTCCAGGCAAGGGTGAAGTTTTCAATATACCAGCTCACCGGCGGTGAAAGCGGGTGGCGGACAATGAGGGCATGCGGCTTGAAGGCGCTGAGGATCATCCACGTCAGCGGGATGATCGTCAGCAGGGTGAAGGTAATCATAAGCAGGTAGGAGAGGCCTTTTCCCAGGGTAATGGTTTTTTTCATAGCTTCCCCCTACTCGAACCGACGTTCGAACTTCCTGCTGACGTATTGCAGGATGAGTATCAGGCCGACTGCCAAGAGAACGATGATCATGGAGGCGGCACTGCCGAAGCCGTATTTGTAGTACTTGAAGGTGTTGATGTACATGTAGATGGCAATCACTTCGGTGAAGTGGGCAGGCCCGCCGCCGGTCATGGAATAGATGAGGTCAAAGGCCTTCAAGCTTCCAGAGATTGCAAATATCGCAGTGGTTGCAATGGTGCCCACCATGCCAGGAAGTATGATTCTCCCCAGCATCTGCGATTCGCTGGCTCCATCGATTTGCGCTGCCTCCAGCAGCGAAGGCGTCATTTTCTGCAGGTTCGCAAAGAAAATAATCATATACGTACCGGTATGCATCCACAAAAGGACAAACAGGATCGGATAGATGGCCATTTGTCGGTTCTCGAAAATCTTCATCACATACTGAGGTTGGTCGGTCAGGTTTCTGATTATGGCTACCACCATACCCGAGGAGGAGAAGATTTGGTTCCATAACAGGGCAACCACGACAGGGGAGATGGTGATGGGCAGGAAAATCATGGTCTGGTAGAAATTGCCGTTGCGGACCATCTTGCGGTGCAAGAGAAATGCCAAAAGAAAGCCCAAGGGAATCTGGCCGAACACCGAGACGGCTACGATCAAGAGGTTGTTTCTCAGGGAGTGGAGAAACACTTCGTCGCCGAGTATTTTTACATAGTTCTCCAAGCCGATGAACGCAGGCTTCCCGTACCCTCCAAAAGAGGTGAAGCTCAGCGACAAGCTGTAGGCAACAGGAAATATAATGATCGAGGCAAACAAAAGCAGGCCTGGGGCCAGCAAGAGATAGTAACTCATCCGTTTTTGTTGTGAGAACGTCATGACTCTCCTCGTGTTCCAAGGAAGGCTCTTACCCCGGTTGGGGAAAGAGCCTTGCATAGGATGTTACCGACCGATGGCTGTAACCATGGCTTCCAGCTCCTGGGAAATCTGCTTGGGCGTCTTTGTACCAAACATCATATTCTGAAGGTTGATATTGAACGTTCCAATGGGCTCTGCAGCGAGCACTGAATCCATGACATACCCCATGGGCACCTTGCCTGCATAGGCAACAAGCTTCTGGATCATCGGATCAGCATCCTTGGGCTCGTCAAGGTTGTAGGCGGGCAATCGGCCGAATTTCTGCCTGATCGCCGAACCCTCGGGACCTGAGTAGAACCATATCCACTTCCAAGCGGCTTCCGACTCTGCTTTGGTGAGCTTCGCATTCATGCCAAAGCCCTGGCCGGCGGTTGCCGAGGTAGAGAGGCTCTTGCCTTTCTGCCTGGGAATGTCGGGGAATGACTCCAGGCTCATGTACTCTTTCTGCTCGGCGGTCAGTTCTCCAATCATGTTGTTTACCGTCCATCCGCCATCGATGAAGTACACAGCCTTTTCCTGGACGAAATCGTCCAGACCTTGGCCGTAGGCCAGTTGGTTTGTTCCCGGTGAGAACATCTGTTTGTCAGTGAGTTCCTTGATTATCTCCATGGCATAGACGAACTCGGCATCGTCAAAGCGAGCCTCTCCGGCGATTGCCTTGTCGAACCACTGTAGTCCACAGGCTCTCTCGACCAGCATGCCTGCTACGCAGGACTGCATCGGCCACGCATCCTTGTTGGCGATGGAGATGGGAATGAGTCCTGCCGCCCTGATCTTCGGACCTTGGGCCAGCAGCTCTTCATAGGTCTTGGGAAGGGTGAGGCCCAGCTGCTTGAGCAGGCGGTTGTTGGTGAACATGATCGAGGTTATGCTGATGTCCTCGGGCAGTTCCCAGATCTCTCCGTTCTTTCCTTGGCCCTGCATTGCCATATCGGCAAACTCGTTCTCGTGTCCTGCAAGGTACGGACGCAAGTCCTGTACCAGACCGGCATTGGTGACCTGGCTTGTTCTCTCTCCCGGATAGAGCAGTACGATATCAGGCAGCTGGCCGCTCATCGCCATGGTTTGCAGCTTGTCGTGGAAGGCTTCACCGTAGCCATACTCAAAGGTGAGTTTGATGGTTGGATTGGCTTTTTCGAATACATCCACCAGATACTGGAAATTGGGAGCGGTGGTTTTATCCGTCTGATCGAGGAAGTGATATACAGACAAGGTTGTTACACCATCCCCTGTATCCTTGGCTTGTTCTTTGGTCCCTGCTGCAAACAGCAAGACGGGAACCAGGAACAACGAAATGAAAACAATGCTGAAGAGCCGTTTCATGTTCATAGTAATCCTCCATTGTATCGTATCCTTCACAGGAAGGAATCATCGAATTATGCCAAGAGATGAAAGAGGGGAAGCACTTTCTGCGTTGCATAGTCTGAAAGTGGTTCCAGGTTCATCAACACTTTGTCCAGTACCAACGCCGCCGCCCCGAACGAGACGGCTTGGTAGCCGAGGGAAGAGAACTGTATCTGCGTCCCTCCGTCACTGTGGTCCAGCGAGTTCGCCCGCAGCGCTGATCGCAGCATATCGGGCATGACAGACTCGATGGTCTCTACATTTCCCCCGATGAAGACGTGTGCGATGTCCAGGGTGTTGATCAGGAATGCGAGGTTCTCGCACACCTCGCCCAGGTATGCGAGCAGCGCTTCCCTGTTCTCGGTTACCGAGATGGCGCTGTCCACCACTACTTGCTCCGACGAGGTGATGTCGCGGTTGAGTACGCTCTTGAACTCACCTGCTCGATTGTTGCTGCCTCGATGGATTTTCCCGTCGAAGCCGAAGCCCAGGCCGACAGTCGGCCTGGCTAGGCCTGTTTGTACGTCATAGGCTTTCCAGAACTCAATCAGGACGAAGAGGAAGTTTCGAAGCTTCCGCTTTCGTTGAAATATGACCTCCCCCCATGCCCCGCAGTTTGCATCGTTCTCCAAAAAGACGGGATAGGGAAAAGCTGAAGCTATTTCGGTATAGAAGTCAAAGGGCTTGGTGAAATCGAGGGAGACGGAGCGAATGATCATCTGCCTCTCTGCATCCACGATGCCTGAAAAGCCTATTCCCACTCCCAACAGGTGCCGCCCCATGTGATCCAATCTCTGAGTGATCGTCTGGATGAACGAGAGCATCTCTTCTTTAAAGGTGTTTGCCGTGAAGCCTTTTGGTTGTGTCTCCGAGAAGAGTACCGTGCCTTCCAGGTCGATGGAGAGGGCGGTGTAGGAGTCGGAGCGGATCTCAATGCCGATGACATGGAAGTACTCTTTGTTCAAGGTGATGCCGATGGCTCTTCTTCCGCCTTTCGGACCGGGATCTATGGTCTCATTCTCCTTGACAATGCCCCTCTGCATAAGGTCTGCTACAATGTTGGAGACTGAAGAGCGGTTCAGTCCCAACCGAGCGGCAAGCTCGGCTCGGCTGAGTTCATCTTCTATCCACAGGCGATGAATGATGCGGGAGGAATTGATGAGTCTGGTTCTGTGAGGACTGTCCATGGACAACTCCTATACTTGGTTTGTTTGTTTTTGTACCAACCTAAGTCCAGTATAGGGGCCTGAAAATGGAAGTCAAGAAGAATAACATTGCTATATATTATAAAGAAATAAATGGAACTTGGACTAACGTGTTGAGAGGAGGAGGTGAAGAACGTACACGAAGATTACATTACCATTCCGTGTTTATGAGTCAGAGCCGGCTCTGATTTCTTTCAAACTTGCTGTGTCCCTTGTGTTTCCCTGTGCCCCATGGTAGAACGTGTTCAGGGTGAGTGTATGTTGTATAGGAGAAAAGTGTTTCTCAATCTAGTCCTCAGACATAAGAAGCCCCTATCTCTGGTTAGGCTTCAAGCCCTGATGTTTCTACTCGTTAAATCAACGGGGAATGCATACTACGACTTTATTCCCCATACCTATGGATGCTATTCAATAAGTCTCTATAACGACCAGGAAGCTTTGACGAAACAGGATGTTGTGATTGAAGCAAGAGGGGATTCCCCATTCAACTCATTCCTTTCTGTCGACAACCAGCGGGTTGAACTGGATTCGATACTCCTCAAGGACGAAGATTCCCCACTACTTGATAAGCTTATCTGTGACAGCGAACATCAAAGTGATGACGATTTACTTGAAAGAGTGTTAAAGGCCTATCCTTTTTATGCAATCAGAAGCTTACTTCTTGATAGATTCTCTTCCGATCAGGTTTTTATAAGCAAAATCCAAACAATCAGGGATCACGTTACGAGTGCTCCCCGGTACCTATACACAATCGGATACGAGGGATTATCTATTGATGGATTTCTCCAATCATTGATTCTCCAGAATATTAAAACTCTTGTTGATGTCAGAAAAAGTGCATTCTCCATGAGGCCAGAGTTCAGGAAAAAGAATCTCGAAGCAGCTCTTATGGAGGCAGGTATACAGTACTACCCTATGCCAGAAGTAGGGATACCAGCCTCCAATAGAAAAGAGTTGTTGCCATCAGGAAGAAGATGTGATTTATTTAAGTGGTACTCAGAGAATACGCTGCCTCTCTGTGAGAGGTATGCGTCTGTTGTTGCCAGATTAGTATCTAGGGAAAATATTGCTCTCATGTGTTACGAAAAAGACCCTAAGGATTGCCACAGATCTTTATTTGCAGAGTATTGCCAACGAGTGCAACCCTCTATTCCAGGGATTAAACACTTAGGAGAAGCTGGGGTTTATACCAGTTCCAATGTATCCAACACCTGGAGTATTTAATTGCCCTCGATTTGCTCCCGTGTAAAACTTTCAGACTTCACCATGCAATCACTCCTTAACCAACGATTCTATCGTTGTCTGGTCCCTAAGGAATCCAAACACAGCTTTCGCTTTATTCCTTCTGCGCGCATACCGCCGCATTGAGACCTGGTCAATGCGGTATCTTAAGAGCATCAACCCAAGAGGGGAAGGAAGGTCAGCCTGAACGAGCAGGCCGTCAATGCCTACATCGACAGCTACAGCGGGTTCTGGATCATCCTCACCAATGCACAGAAAGATGCATCGAAGGCACTGGAGCACTACAACCGCAGGTGCGACACCGAGTTCCACTTCGACGACATGAAGAACCTCTTGGACTGCAACAGGCTCAACGTGCACACAGAGAAGACCATGAAGGGCAGGCTTTTCGTCAACTTCATCACCCTCATCCTGCTCAACGACCTGAGGGGCAAGGTCTCGGCCATCAAGCCCAGGGACAGGAAGTACTGGGATTTCAAGGACATGTTGAACAAGGTGTCCACCTATTCCAGAATCCACTTCACCGGCACCTACAAGGACCTGTGGACGGTGCCGACCAAGGCCCAGAGGCTGATCTTCAACCTCTTAAAGATAGAGTACCATTGGAAGGGAAAGATAGTGAATCTTGAGAAGCCAATAGAGCCTGAAGATAATGGCGAACAGGAAGACGAGGAGCCCTAGATATAATTAGGTCGGGAATTTGAGAAAGACTGTTCATTTCAAGTTGCCTGTGGCATACGATGGGA
Proteins encoded:
- a CDS encoding DUF488 family protein; this encodes MVERVQGECMLYRRKVFLNLVLRHKKPLSLVRLQALMFLLVKSTGNAYYDFIPHTYGCYSISLYNDQEALTKQDVVIEARGDSPFNSFLSVDNQRVELDSILLKDEDSPLLDKLICDSEHQSDDDLLERVLKAYPFYAIRSLLLDRFSSDQVFISKIQTIRDHVTSAPRYLYTIGYEGLSIDGFLQSLILQNIKTLVDVRKSAFSMRPEFRKKNLEAALMEAGIQYYPMPEVGIPASNRKELLPSGRRCDLFKWYSENTLPLCERYASVVARLVSRENIALMCYEKDPKDCHRSLFAEYCQRVQPSIPGIKHLGEAGVYTSSNVSNTWSI
- a CDS encoding carbohydrate ABC transporter permease, with amino-acid sequence MKKTITLGKGLSYLLMITFTLLTIIPLTWMILSAFKPHALIVRHPLSPPVSWYIENFTLAWTQGHLGIYFINSTIYSLVATFFTVLFAMSSGYALSKFHYKSSRFVSLLYTLGLLITVHSVIVPLFIMETKLGLSNTRLGVILPYIAFGLPFQVFLATTYIKGIPDAMQESAIIDGATFIQVFLKIIIPVATPIISTMFIYTFLGNWNEFILVLTLTSDLTVRSLPVGINSFAGGMSRDYGLQFAALVIGTVPMIIFYLIFKDKIAQGFAAGALKE
- a CDS encoding carbohydrate ABC transporter permease — translated: MTFSQQKRMSYYLLLAPGLLLFASIIIFPVAYSLSLSFTSFGGYGKPAFIGLENYVKILGDEVFLHSLRNNLLIVAVSVFGQIPLGFLLAFLLHRKMVRNGNFYQTMIFLPITISPVVVALLWNQIFSSSGMVVAIIRNLTDQPQYVMKIFENRQMAIYPILFVLLWMHTGTYMIIFFANLQKMTPSLLEAAQIDGASESQMLGRIILPGMVGTIATTAIFAISGSLKAFDLIYSMTGGGPAHFTEVIAIYMYINTFKYYKYGFGSAASMIIVLLAVGLILILQYVSRKFERRFE
- a CDS encoding beta-N-acetylhexosaminidase; the protein is MTEKLPLIPYPSGAVAMLGGTFSKPSRLVIALDPSFDAECVLLYVREQLGMEAQEGGQSPDLIITAAADATEEQAYRLEVNPKECRIEAITLQGVFYAVQTLRQLLLAYPEAVPCCRIEDKPALLWRAFMLDVARSFCPVEEGKRIIDILASFKMNVLHLHLSDDQGWRIASESYPKLGEGESGRYSKQEIKDLVAYAQARHIMVIPEIDMPGHFTAALASYPKLSCTGGPFTIPTGEGIFSDILCVGKDEALSFVKQIIEETASLFPAPYIHLGGDEIPLDRWVDCPDCQKRKRVLRLSDEKALLRWFLNEMTSYARGLGKQVILYNDYVDEGYDKKIITQVWNPLLDASALTHPVIMSDYFHTYLDMDHTLLPLPVVYRYGKQLQTQKYSSLYGSEFMLWTEYIATREERDFHLFPRLIAGAESFWTQEGQHDYRRFMHTFAKHGSAYLSSDAQITPKKQWNTSSIVSAFARYKRRRRVKRNSRKAGISLS
- a CDS encoding ABC transporter substrate-binding protein encodes the protein MNMKRLFSIVFISLFLVPVLLFAAGTKEQAKDTGDGVTTLSVYHFLDQTDKTTAPNFQYLVDVFEKANPTIKLTFEYGYGEAFHDKLQTMAMSGQLPDIVLLYPGERTSQVTNAGLVQDLRPYLAGHENEFADMAMQGQGKNGEIWELPEDISITSIMFTNNRLLKQLGLTLPKTYEELLAQGPKIRAAGLIPISIANKDAWPMQSCVAGMLVERACGLQWFDKAIAGEARFDDAEFVYAMEIIKELTDKQMFSPGTNQLAYGQGLDDFVQEKAVYFIDGGWTVNNMIGELTAEQKEYMSLESFPDIPRQKGKSLSTSATAGQGFGMNAKLTKAESEAAWKWIWFYSGPEGSAIRQKFGRLPAYNLDEPKDADPMIQKLVAYAGKVPMGYVMDSVLAAEPIGTFNINLQNMMFGTKTPKQISQELEAMVTAIGR
- a CDS encoding ROK family transcriptional regulator, whose translation is MDSPHRTRLINSSRIIHRLWIEDELSRAELAARLGLNRSSVSNIVADLMQRGIVKENETIDPGPKGGRRAIGITLNKEYFHVIGIEIRSDSYTALSIDLEGTVLFSETQPKGFTANTFKEEMLSFIQTITQRLDHMGRHLLGVGIGFSGIVDAERQMIIRSVSLDFTKPFDFYTEIASAFPYPVFLENDANCGAWGEVIFQRKRKLRNFLFVLIEFWKAYDVQTGLARPTVGLGFGFDGKIHRGSNNRAGEFKSVLNRDITSSEQVVVDSAISVTENREALLAYLGEVCENLAFLINTLDIAHVFIGGNVETIESVMPDMLRSALRANSLDHSDGGTQIQFSSLGYQAVSFGAAALVLDKVLMNLEPLSDYATQKVLPLFHLLA